In Rutidosis leptorrhynchoides isolate AG116_Rl617_1_P2 chromosome 2, CSIRO_AGI_Rlap_v1, whole genome shotgun sequence, one genomic interval encodes:
- the LOC139888003 gene encoding polyphenol oxidase, chloroplastic-like: MSSFSLLSSTIPSTKNTKISFSRSPKTLSHNRFKVSCNANTATDDDNKQKASQSLEINQQNNNVDRRNVLVGLGGLYGAANLSSIPSAFAVPIQAPDNISLCVNAHAGIGNMTDAVKGVACCPPVPASDPVTGDAIAPPLYQLPPRPTTLRTRPTAQAAANDPVYLAKFMKAVKLMKALPDDDPRSWNNQGKIHCAYCNAGYTQEKSGFDTVNMQVHNSWLFFPFHRWYLYFLERIMGSLLGDDTFALPYWNWDNTDAMTGFPTAYELSMPSDTGGRPSPKNNPLFDGFRDATHVTATVDLQGGFVGTDEAMKNNNLAVVHDQMSVVGIAPFFGGLLSAGPRPTTMPGGSIEAGVHTRIHIWTGNPRMPNNEDMGNFYSAGYDPLFYCHHANVDRMWYLWKTVLNGGNNIDPTTSECGVDNPDPGCQLAGDWENSSFVFYDENKNLVRVKSGDCVDIEVMGYTYADSDISPWLNYSSTPHAAGSNIAADSIGKVKKVDELKFPLSIAETVKFLVKRPAVNRSHKEKKGTREILMINGIEFDGSAGFKFDVLIDDVDDGTPINASDSEFAGTFEQLQHGVGGSMKMTTGAMFGITGLLEELKADGDEYILVTIVPNYGCEKVTIGDVKIELLKIRR; encoded by the coding sequence ATGTCTTCATTTAGCTTATTATCATCTACTATTCCTAGTACCAAAAACACCAAAATCTCATTTTCTCGTTCGCCCAAAACTTTATCCCATAATCGCTTTAAAGTCTCATGCAATGCTAATACTGCTACAGACGATGACAACAAACAAAAAGCctcacaatcacttgaaattaatCAACAAAACAACAATGTAGACCGAAGAAACGTGCTTGTTGGGCTCGGAGGCCTATACGGTGCAGCCAACTTGTCATCCATCCCATCGGCCTTCGCCGTACCCATTCAAGCACCAGATAACATTTCACTTTGTGTTAATGCCCATGCGGGCATTGGTAACATGACGGACGCTGTAAAGGGAGTCGCGTGCTGCCCTCCTGTGCCAGCATCTGATCCAGTCACAGGAGATGCAATCGCGCCTCCACTTTATCAGTTGCCTCCGCGTCCCACAACACTACGTACTCGACCAACTGCACAAGCGGCCGCTAACGATCCAGTGTACCTAGCGAAGTTTATGAAAGCCGTTAAGTTAATGAAGGCATTACCAGATGATGATCCTCGTAGTTGGAACAACCAAGGTAAGATCCATTGCGCTTACTGTAACGCCGGTTACACTCAAGAAAAGAGCGGTTTCGATACCGTGAACATGCAGGTTCACAACTCGTGGCTGTTTTTTCCGTTTCATCGGTGGTACTTGTATTTCTTGGAGAGGATCATGGGGAGTTTGCTCGGAGACGATACGTTCGCTTTGCCGTACTGGAACTGGGACAATACAGACGCTATGACCGGGTTCCCAACCGCGTACGAGCTCTCAATGCCGTCCGATACGGGTGGCAGACCGAGCCCGAAGAATAACCCGTTGTTCGACGGGTTTAGGGACGCGACCCACGTGACAGCTACAGTTGATTTACAAGGTGGTTTTGTTGGTACTGATGAAGCTATGAAGAACAATAATCTTGCTGTTGTACATGACCAAATGAGCGTGGTTGGTATTGCGCCGTTTTTCGGTGGGTTGTTGTCGGCCGGGCCACGTCCTACGACGATGCCAGGTGGATCCATAGAGGCTGGGGTCCACACTAGGATCCACATATGGACCGGTAACCCAAGGATGCCTAATAATGAGGACATGGGAAACTTCTATTCTGCTGGGTACGATCCTCTGTTTTATTGTCATCATGCGAACGTCGATCGTATGTGGTATCTCTGGAAAACCGTACTGAACGGCGGTAACAATATCGATCCGACCACCTCCGAATGCGGCGTCGATAACCCCGATCCGGGTTGCCAACTTGCCGGTGACTGGGAAAATTCGTCGTTCGTGTTTTACGATGAGAACAAGAACCTCGTACGCGTGAAGAGCGGAGACTGTGTTGACATTGAAGTAATGGGGTACACGTACGCAGATTCCGATATCTCACCGTGGTTGAATTACAGTTCAACTCCACACGCAGCCGGGTCAAACATTGCGGCCGACTCAATCGGAAAGGTGAAAAAGGTGGACGAGTTGAAGTTTCCGCTTTCGATCGCGGAAACAGTCAAGTTCTTAGTGAAGAGACCAGCTGTAAACAGGAGCCACAAGGAGAAGAAAGGAACTAGAGAGATTTTGATGATTAATGGAATCGAGTTCGACGGTAGCGCAGGTTTCAAATTCGATGTGCTCATTGATGACGTGGACGATGGGACTCCGATCAACGCTTCGGATAGTGAGTTTGCTGGTACGTTTGAGCAGTTGCAGCACGGTGTGGGTGGATCGATGAAGATGACGACGGGGGCAATGTTCGGGATCACGGGGTTATTGGAAGAGCTTAAAGCTGATGGTGATGAGTATATTTTGGTGACTATTGTGCCAAATTATGGCTGTGAAAAGGTGACGATTGGTGACGTCAAGATTGAACTGCTCAAAATTCGTCGATGA